In one window of Oleidesulfovibrio alaskensis DSM 16109 DNA:
- the atpH gene encoding ATP synthase F1 subunit delta, giving the protein MTGNIAARRYARALFAIGQKQGLAELDAFGSELSAVAKAVEESPALARLFRNPLFSIEEKRAVLAKLLQAAGAGQTVSNFCNLLADKGRLADLPDINAFYSLLLDAEKGIIRGELVTAIKLAKAKRDAVKEQLEKQAGQKIELNFSVDKDILGGVVLKVGDRVLDASLRAQLGILKDNIKRGE; this is encoded by the coding sequence TTGACCGGCAACATCGCAGCTCGTAGGTATGCAAGGGCGCTTTTTGCCATAGGGCAGAAGCAGGGGCTTGCCGAACTCGATGCTTTCGGTTCCGAGCTCTCCGCCGTTGCTAAGGCCGTGGAGGAATCTCCCGCGCTTGCCAGACTCTTCCGCAACCCGCTCTTCAGCATTGAAGAGAAGCGTGCGGTTCTGGCCAAGCTTTTACAAGCCGCCGGGGCAGGCCAGACTGTCAGCAACTTCTGCAACCTGCTTGCAGACAAGGGCAGACTGGCAGACCTGCCGGACATCAACGCGTTTTACAGTCTTCTGCTTGATGCCGAAAAAGGCATCATCCGCGGCGAGCTGGTTACCGCCATCAAACTGGCCAAGGCCAAGCGTGATGCGGTGAAAGAACAGCTTGAAAAGCAGGCCGGACAGAAGATTGAGCTGAACTTCAGCGTAGACAAGGATATCCTTGGCGGCGTCGTGCTGAAGGTCGGCGACCGTGTTCTTGATGCCAGCCTGCGCGCACAGCTGGGCATTCTGAAGGATAACATCAAGAGGGGTGAGTAG
- the atpA gene encoding F0F1 ATP synthase subunit alpha, with product MQIKTEEISQIIESQIQNYEQRVEMSETGTVLYVGDGIARVYGVRNAMAMELLEFPGGLMGMVLNLEEDNVGVALLGPDTDIKEGDPVKRTGKIFSVPVGDAVMGRVLNPLGQPIDGEGPVDSKEFRPVELKAPGIIARKSVHEPMPTGIKAIDAMTPIGRGQRELVIGDRQTGKTAVCIDAILAQKNTDIHCFYVAIGQKRSTVALVADTLKKHGAMEYTTIISATASEPAPLQFIAAYAGCAMAEYYRDSGKHALIVYDDLSKQATAYRQMSLLLRRPPGREAFPGDVFYLHSRLLERAAKVNDSLGAGSLTALPIIETQAGDVSAYIPTNVISITDGQVYLEPNLFNAGIRPAINVGLSVSRVGGAAQIKAMKQVAGTMRLDLAQYRELAAFAQFGSDLDKATQAKLNRGARLVELLKQPQYQPMPFNEQVASMYAATRGFMDDVPVASIRKFEAEYIEFLRDAKGDILKDLDEKKAIDNDIEGRMKAALEEFKKGFTA from the coding sequence ATGCAGATTAAGACCGAAGAAATCAGCCAGATCATCGAATCGCAGATTCAGAATTACGAACAGCGAGTCGAGATGAGCGAAACCGGTACCGTGCTTTACGTCGGTGACGGTATTGCACGCGTTTACGGTGTTCGCAACGCCATGGCCATGGAACTGCTGGAATTTCCCGGCGGGCTCATGGGTATGGTGCTGAACCTTGAAGAAGACAACGTCGGTGTGGCCCTGCTGGGTCCGGATACCGACATTAAAGAAGGTGACCCGGTAAAGCGTACCGGCAAAATCTTCTCCGTGCCGGTGGGCGATGCGGTCATGGGCCGTGTTCTCAACCCCCTCGGCCAGCCCATTGACGGCGAAGGACCGGTTGACTCCAAAGAATTCCGTCCTGTTGAACTTAAGGCTCCCGGCATCATCGCCCGTAAGTCCGTGCACGAACCCATGCCCACCGGCATCAAGGCTATCGACGCCATGACGCCCATCGGCCGCGGTCAGCGCGAACTTGTCATCGGCGACCGTCAGACCGGTAAGACCGCCGTCTGCATCGACGCCATTCTGGCGCAGAAAAACACCGACATCCACTGCTTCTACGTGGCCATCGGTCAGAAGCGTTCCACTGTTGCTCTGGTGGCAGACACGCTGAAAAAACACGGCGCGATGGAATACACCACCATCATCTCCGCCACCGCTTCCGAACCGGCTCCGCTTCAGTTCATCGCCGCCTATGCCGGCTGTGCCATGGCTGAATACTACCGCGACAGCGGCAAGCATGCGCTCATCGTTTACGATGACCTTTCCAAGCAGGCTACCGCCTACCGCCAGATGTCGCTGCTGCTGCGCCGTCCTCCCGGACGTGAAGCTTTCCCCGGCGACGTTTTCTACCTGCACTCGCGGCTGCTTGAACGTGCCGCAAAAGTGAACGACAGCCTGGGTGCCGGTTCGCTTACCGCCCTGCCCATCATTGAAACGCAGGCCGGTGACGTTTCCGCCTACATCCCGACCAACGTTATCTCCATTACCGACGGTCAGGTGTACCTCGAACCCAACCTGTTCAACGCCGGTATCCGTCCTGCCATCAACGTCGGTCTGTCAGTTTCCCGAGTGGGCGGCGCTGCACAGATCAAGGCAATGAAGCAGGTTGCAGGTACCATGCGTCTTGACCTTGCCCAGTACCGCGAACTGGCAGCTTTTGCCCAGTTCGGTTCTGACCTTGACAAGGCAACGCAGGCAAAGCTGAACCGTGGCGCACGCCTGGTCGAACTGCTCAAGCAGCCCCAGTACCAGCCCATGCCGTTCAACGAGCAGGTAGCTTCCATGTACGCGGCAACCCGTGGCTTCATGGACGATGTGCCTGTGGCATCCATCCGCAAGTTCGAAGCTGAGTACATTGAGTTCCTGCGGGACGCCAAGGGTGACATACTGAAAGATCTTGACGAGAAAAAGGCCATTGACAACGACATCGAAGGACGCATGAAAGCGGCTCTCGAAGAGTTCAAAAAAGGCTTCACCGCCTAA
- a CDS encoding F0F1 ATP synthase subunit gamma produces the protein MPSLKDVQLKIAGVKKTKQITKAMNMVASAKLRGAQTRIERFRPYAAKFYEMLGDLASQADSSAHPLLEKREEVNTCGIILATSDRGLCGSFNVNLINDALRLAREKASAGKTVKFYCVGKKARDAVRKSEFEIVKELVGQMNAFDFTMANSIGLDVIHAYLTGELDEVVMIYGEFQSMVRQVPQRLQLLPMAAAKEEEVAAPSKEYTYEPAVEGLLAELLPRFIKVQIYRGLLDTSASEHAARMTAMDNATRSCDDMISSLTLLYNKTRQAAITRDLMDIVGGAEALKG, from the coding sequence ATGCCTTCTTTGAAAGATGTCCAACTGAAAATCGCCGGTGTGAAGAAGACAAAACAGATCACCAAAGCGATGAACATGGTGGCCTCGGCCAAGCTGCGCGGCGCCCAGACACGCATAGAACGTTTCAGACCTTATGCTGCAAAGTTCTATGAGATGCTCGGTGACCTTGCTTCGCAGGCCGACTCGTCTGCCCACCCGCTGCTGGAAAAGCGTGAAGAGGTGAATACCTGCGGTATCATTCTCGCCACGTCGGACCGCGGCCTGTGCGGCAGCTTCAACGTCAACCTGATCAACGACGCGCTGCGGCTGGCACGTGAAAAAGCCAGCGCCGGTAAAACCGTAAAGTTTTACTGCGTTGGAAAAAAAGCACGCGATGCCGTACGCAAGTCCGAATTCGAGATAGTCAAGGAACTTGTGGGTCAGATGAACGCATTTGACTTCACCATGGCAAACTCGATCGGACTGGACGTCATTCATGCGTACCTGACTGGTGAGCTGGACGAAGTCGTAATGATTTACGGCGAATTCCAGAGCATGGTCAGGCAGGTCCCCCAGCGTCTCCAGCTGCTTCCCATGGCTGCCGCCAAGGAAGAAGAGGTGGCTGCTCCGTCAAAAGAGTACACCTACGAGCCCGCTGTCGAAGGATTGCTTGCCGAGCTTCTGCCCCGCTTCATCAAGGTGCAGATCTACCGCGGCCTTCTGGACACATCGGCCAGTGAACACGCTGCACGGATGACTGCCATGGACAACGCCACGCGGAGCTGCGACGACATGATCAGTTCCCTGACGCTGCTCTACAACAAGACCAGACAGGCGGCGATCACGCGAGACCTTATGGATATCGTCGGCGGCGCTGAAGCCCTGAAAGGATAA
- the atpD gene encoding F0F1 ATP synthase subunit beta, which yields MSNIGKITQVIGAVVDVEFADGNLPNILNALVIKNPNNADCPELICEVAQHLGDNVVRTIAMDATEGLVRGMEVTDTGNPIMVPVGSASLGRIMNVVGRPVDEMGDIDAAKSLPIHRPAPEFNEQNTNVELLETGIKVVDLLIPFPKGGKMGLFGGAGVGKTVILMEMINNIAKQHGGISVFAGVGERTREGNDLYHEMKDAGVLEKAALVYGQMNEPPGARARVALTALACAEYFRDEENQDVLLFVDNIFRFTQAGSEVSALLGRMPSAVGYQPTLGTDLGGLQERITSTTKGSITSVQAVYVPADDLTDPAPATTFSHLDGTLVLSRQIAELGIYPAVDPLDSTSRILDPNVVGAEHYSVAREVQMVLQKYKDLQDIIAILGMDELSDEDKQTVARARRIQRFLSQPFHVAEVFTGTPGVYVKLEETIKAFRGILNGEYDHLAENDFYMVGGIEMAVERYNQRQQAA from the coding sequence ATGAGTAACATAGGCAAGATCACTCAGGTCATCGGCGCCGTTGTCGACGTCGAGTTTGCCGATGGCAACCTTCCTAACATTCTGAACGCGTTGGTCATTAAAAACCCCAACAACGCTGACTGCCCCGAGCTTATCTGCGAAGTGGCACAGCATCTGGGTGACAACGTTGTTCGCACAATCGCCATGGACGCGACCGAAGGTCTTGTCCGCGGCATGGAAGTGACCGATACTGGCAACCCCATCATGGTGCCCGTGGGCAGCGCCTCTCTGGGCCGCATCATGAACGTTGTGGGCCGTCCTGTGGACGAAATGGGCGACATCGACGCGGCGAAAAGCCTTCCCATTCACCGTCCCGCACCCGAATTCAACGAGCAGAACACCAACGTTGAACTGCTTGAAACCGGCATCAAGGTTGTTGACCTGCTGATTCCCTTCCCCAAGGGCGGCAAAATGGGTCTCTTCGGCGGTGCAGGCGTGGGTAAAACCGTTATTCTGATGGAAATGATCAACAACATTGCAAAACAGCACGGCGGTATTTCCGTGTTTGCAGGTGTTGGTGAGCGTACCCGTGAAGGTAACGACCTGTACCACGAAATGAAGGACGCCGGCGTTCTGGAAAAAGCCGCACTTGTGTACGGCCAGATGAACGAACCTCCGGGAGCACGTGCACGTGTTGCACTGACTGCACTGGCCTGCGCGGAATACTTCCGTGACGAAGAAAATCAGGACGTGCTGCTCTTTGTTGACAATATATTCCGCTTTACGCAGGCAGGTTCGGAAGTGTCCGCACTGCTCGGCCGTATGCCTTCCGCGGTGGGTTACCAGCCCACGCTGGGCACCGACCTTGGCGGCCTGCAGGAACGCATCACCTCCACCACCAAGGGTTCCATCACCTCGGTGCAGGCTGTTTACGTTCCCGCGGACGACCTTACCGACCCCGCGCCTGCAACCACGTTCTCGCACCTTGACGGAACGCTCGTGCTTTCGCGTCAGATTGCAGAACTCGGCATCTACCCTGCGGTTGACCCGCTGGACTCCACTTCGCGTATTCTCGACCCCAACGTTGTTGGTGCCGAACACTACAGCGTGGCACGTGAAGTTCAGATGGTGCTGCAGAAGTACAAAGACCTGCAGGACATCATTGCCATTCTGGGTATGGACGAACTGTCGGACGAGGACAAGCAGACCGTTGCGCGCGCACGCCGCATCCAGCGTTTCCTCTCTCAGCCGTTCCACGTGGCAGAAGTGTTCACCGGCACCCCTGGTGTGTATGTAAAGCTGGAAGAGACCATCAAGGCCTTCCGCGGCATTCTGAACGGTGAATACGACCACCTGGCTGAAAACGACTTCTACATGGTCGGCGGTATCGAAATGGCCGTGGAGCGTTATAACCAGCGTCAGCAAGCCGCGTAA
- a CDS encoding F0F1 ATP synthase subunit epsilon: MEKSLQLEIVTPDKVVLSEQVDYVGAPGYEGEFGVLPNHIPFLSALSIGSLYYKAGGKTRYAFVSGGFAEVSDNKVTILAESAERAEDIDIERARKAQQRAEERLKAEREKIDATRAEAALKRALARLQVRNAA, translated from the coding sequence ATGGAAAAGTCTCTCCAGCTTGAAATCGTGACACCGGACAAGGTGGTCCTGAGCGAGCAGGTGGACTATGTCGGCGCCCCTGGATACGAGGGTGAGTTCGGCGTACTGCCCAACCACATCCCGTTCCTTTCGGCTCTGTCCATCGGCAGCCTGTACTACAAGGCCGGCGGCAAAACCAGATACGCCTTTGTTTCCGGCGGCTTCGCTGAAGTTTCCGACAACAAAGTGACCATTCTGGCCGAATCCGCTGAACGTGCCGAAGACATCGACATCGAACGCGCACGCAAGGCTCAGCAGCGCGCTGAAGAGCGCCTGAAAGCCGAACGTGAAAAGATCGACGCCACCCGCGCTGAAGCCGCCCTGAAGCGTGCTCTGGCCCGCCTTCAGGTACGCAATGCAGCCTAG
- the glmU gene encoding bifunctional UDP-N-acetylglucosamine diphosphorylase/glucosamine-1-phosphate N-acetyltransferase GlmU, which translates to MSSNQYTAGAVILAAGKGTRMYSDKPKVLQPLLGEPMLRFVYRALDPLFSKAVWTVIGHGADMVRKAFCHEDREFVLQEKQLGTGHALQCAWDKVTASGIDYVLVINGDTPLVRPDSIVRLLDRTAGSGADVGFITLTLEDPAAFGRVVRRHGHVAAVIEAKDYDTAQHGPEPREINAGIYLLKVAAVSPLLPLLTNANASGEYYITDIVELAVRQGLRVEGVECGNDPDLLGVNTPAELMRSEELLRENIVTRHLHNGVHVHAAGSVRIGPDVVIEPGAVIHGPCELYGNTFVGAQAAIDSHCWVKDSRLHPGSTLRNFSHAEQAEIATGAVAGPYARLRPGAVLEQDARMGNFVEMKKAVLRKGAKASHLTYLGDADIGSEANIGAGTITCNYDGVNKHRTVIGEKAFIGSNTALVAPVSIGKQALVGAGSVITKDVEDGELAIARGRQKNLRKTRHS; encoded by the coding sequence ATGTCCTCGAACCAGTATACCGCAGGCGCTGTTATCCTTGCCGCAGGCAAAGGAACGCGCATGTATTCCGACAAACCCAAGGTGCTGCAGCCGCTGCTGGGCGAGCCCATGCTGCGCTTTGTATACAGGGCGCTTGATCCGCTGTTTTCCAAGGCGGTGTGGACTGTTATCGGCCATGGCGCAGACATGGTACGCAAAGCTTTCTGCCATGAAGACCGCGAATTCGTGCTGCAGGAAAAACAACTCGGCACCGGCCATGCGCTGCAGTGCGCATGGGACAAGGTCACAGCTTCCGGCATTGACTATGTGCTGGTCATCAACGGCGACACGCCGCTGGTGCGCCCCGATTCAATCGTCAGGCTGCTGGACCGCACGGCAGGCTCCGGCGCTGACGTGGGCTTCATCACCCTGACGCTGGAAGACCCCGCAGCCTTCGGCAGGGTTGTACGCCGTCATGGGCACGTAGCAGCGGTCATTGAAGCCAAAGACTACGATACGGCGCAGCACGGGCCGGAACCGCGTGAAATCAACGCAGGCATTTATCTGCTCAAGGTGGCCGCAGTATCACCGCTGTTGCCTCTTCTGACCAATGCCAATGCCAGCGGAGAATACTACATTACCGATATCGTGGAACTTGCCGTCAGGCAGGGACTGCGTGTGGAAGGTGTGGAATGCGGCAACGATCCTGACCTGCTGGGAGTGAACACTCCCGCCGAACTCATGCGTTCTGAAGAGCTGCTGCGCGAAAACATTGTGACCCGTCATCTGCACAACGGAGTCCATGTACATGCTGCCGGTTCGGTACGCATCGGTCCCGATGTGGTCATAGAACCGGGGGCTGTCATTCACGGCCCGTGCGAACTGTACGGAAACACCTTTGTGGGTGCTCAGGCCGCCATTGATTCGCACTGCTGGGTAAAAGACAGCCGTCTGCACCCCGGCAGCACCCTGCGCAATTTCAGCCACGCAGAACAGGCGGAAATAGCCACAGGTGCCGTTGCCGGCCCATATGCCCGTCTGCGTCCCGGGGCCGTGCTGGAACAGGACGCCAGAATGGGCAACTTTGTTGAAATGAAAAAAGCCGTGCTCCGCAAAGGGGCAAAGGCAAGCCATCTGACCTATCTGGGTGATGCGGACATCGGCAGCGAAGCCAATATCGGCGCCGGCACCATCACCTGCAACTATGACGGCGTGAATAAACACCGCACCGTCATAGGCGAAAAAGCATTCATCGGCAGTAACACCGCGCTGGTGGCCCCCGTTTCCATCGGGAAGCAGGCCCTTGTCGGCGCGGGATCAGTGATTACTAAAGACGTAGAGGACGGTGAATTGGCCATCGCCCGCGGACGTCAGAAAAACCTGCGCAAAACGCGTCATTCTTGA
- a CDS encoding cell division protein ZapB, which translates to MELLDRLESRIDSLLTTIEALSEENRRLKEEVDSGLSALADENRELKESLEQERTTREAVLARMDNLLAKLKTHTGEE; encoded by the coding sequence ATGGAGCTCTTAGACCGGCTGGAAAGCCGAATCGATTCACTACTTACTACCATTGAAGCGTTGAGCGAAGAAAACCGGCGCCTTAAGGAAGAAGTAGATTCGGGCCTTTCTGCTTTGGCTGACGAAAACAGGGAACTCAAGGAGTCGCTCGAGCAGGAGCGTACCACGCGTGAAGCCGTACTGGCGCGCATGGACAACCTGCTTGCCAAACTGAAAACCCATACCGGGGAAGAATAG
- the rny gene encoding ribonuclease Y — MGLIEIVLLLVGMAVGAATGFILHKIVSAKRLQDARELADRIIEEARKEAQAHKKEVLIQGQDELFNQKRELEREFKEREHELKIRERRLQEQTERLEEKLEKLAQKEHDALSVEKELNRRERTLGLKEEELTQKIAEQDKKLQEISGLTSEEAKARIFSEVEARTRHEAGKMIRVIETEAKETASRSAQKILATAVQRYAGDFVNEQTVTAVSLPSEDMKGRIIGREGRNIRALEAATGVDLIIDDTPETVILSAYSPLRRQIAKMALERLISDGRIHPARIEDIVRKCEQELEVQLREVGEQATFDVGVHGIHPEIIKLLGQLKYRTSFSQNVLQHSMEVASLCGIMAAELGMDEKRAKRAGLLHDIGKAVDHDVEGPHAVIGADLAKKYGESKDIIHAIAAHHEDVPPKSALAVLVQAADSLSGARPGARKELLENYVKRLEDLEGIANGMEGVSKAYAIQAGREIRVLVNSDEVDDDTTYMLCKDISEKIEKNLTYPGQIRVTVIRERRAVGVAK; from the coding sequence ATGGGCCTTATAGAAATAGTACTCCTCCTCGTCGGCATGGCAGTCGGGGCAGCCACAGGCTTCATACTGCACAAAATAGTCAGCGCCAAACGTCTGCAGGACGCCCGCGAACTGGCCGACCGCATTATCGAGGAGGCACGCAAAGAGGCACAGGCGCACAAAAAGGAAGTGCTCATCCAGGGGCAGGATGAACTCTTTAACCAGAAACGTGAACTCGAACGCGAATTTAAAGAACGCGAACACGAACTGAAAATCCGTGAACGCAGGCTGCAGGAACAGACCGAACGGCTTGAAGAAAAACTGGAAAAGCTGGCCCAGAAAGAACACGATGCTCTTTCTGTGGAAAAAGAACTGAACAGGCGCGAACGCACTCTGGGGCTTAAGGAAGAGGAACTGACCCAGAAAATTGCGGAGCAGGATAAAAAACTTCAGGAAATATCCGGTCTGACATCTGAAGAAGCCAAGGCGCGCATTTTCAGCGAAGTGGAGGCAAGAACCCGCCACGAAGCCGGAAAGATGATCCGCGTCATAGAAACAGAAGCCAAGGAGACCGCTTCGCGCAGTGCCCAGAAAATTCTGGCCACAGCTGTTCAGCGGTATGCCGGCGACTTTGTCAACGAACAGACCGTTACCGCAGTCTCGCTGCCCAGCGAAGACATGAAAGGCCGCATCATAGGCCGCGAAGGACGCAACATCCGTGCGCTGGAAGCAGCCACCGGCGTTGATCTGATCATTGACGACACTCCGGAAACGGTCATCCTTTCCGCCTACAGCCCTCTGCGCAGGCAGATTGCCAAAATGGCGCTGGAAAGGCTGATCAGCGACGGACGTATCCACCCCGCACGCATTGAAGACATTGTACGCAAGTGTGAGCAGGAGCTGGAAGTGCAGCTGCGCGAAGTGGGCGAACAGGCTACCTTTGACGTGGGTGTGCACGGCATACATCCCGAAATCATCAAACTGCTGGGGCAGCTCAAATACCGCACCAGCTTTTCGCAGAATGTGCTTCAGCACTCCATGGAAGTCGCATCACTGTGCGGCATTATGGCTGCAGAACTGGGCATGGACGAAAAACGCGCCAAGCGCGCGGGGCTGCTGCACGACATCGGCAAAGCAGTGGACCACGATGTGGAAGGTCCGCATGCCGTCATCGGAGCCGATCTGGCAAAGAAATACGGCGAATCCAAGGACATTATCCACGCCATAGCAGCCCACCACGAAGATGTGCCGCCCAAAAGCGCTCTGGCTGTGCTGGTGCAGGCCGCAGACAGCCTTTCCGGTGCACGCCCCGGTGCGCGCAAGGAATTGCTGGAAAATTACGTGAAGCGGCTTGAAGACCTTGAAGGTATAGCCAACGGCATGGAAGGGGTTTCCAAAGCCTACGCCATTCAGGCAGGCCGCGAAATCCGCGTTCTTGTCAATTCCGATGAAGTTGACGACGACACAACATACATGCTGTGCAAAGACATCTCGGAAAAAATCGAGAAAAACCTCACCTATCCCGGCCAGATCCGCGTTACCGTCATCCGGGAACGCCGCGCCGTGGGTGTGGCCAAATAG
- a CDS encoding response regulator produces the protein MGEGYSLIIAEDHTLLREGLKSLLQSVPHLIVTGEASDGQMAVDLCDRNQPDLVLMDISMPRMDGVQATRLIKKRHPEVRVLVLTVHGAGEYVYAALAAGADGYVLKDASNDEFILAVESVLGGKIYLSPGVSDAVVKGYLNDARGQSVSSSWETLTPREQEIFQLVAEGYKNREIAEMLVVSVKTVEKHRSNLMQKLGVHSAAELRALALERGIILRMRSDG, from the coding sequence ATGGGGGAAGGATATTCACTGATCATTGCCGAAGACCACACCCTTCTGCGCGAGGGGCTGAAGTCGCTGCTGCAGTCTGTACCGCATCTTATAGTCACCGGAGAAGCCAGTGACGGACAGATGGCGGTTGACCTGTGTGACAGAAACCAGCCCGATCTTGTGCTGATGGATATTTCCATGCCTCGTATGGACGGTGTGCAGGCTACTCGTCTGATAAAAAAGCGCCACCCCGAGGTACGGGTGCTGGTGCTGACCGTGCACGGTGCCGGCGAGTATGTTTATGCGGCGCTTGCCGCCGGAGCAGACGGGTATGTCTTGAAAGATGCCAGCAACGACGAGTTTATTCTGGCTGTGGAGTCTGTGCTGGGCGGCAAGATTTATCTGAGTCCGGGCGTTTCCGACGCTGTGGTCAAAGGATACCTGAACGACGCCAGAGGGCAGTCTGTCTCGTCCAGCTGGGAAACGCTGACACCACGCGAACAGGAAATTTTTCAGCTGGTGGCCGAAGGCTATAAAAACCGTGAAATCGCCGAAATGCTGGTGGTCAGCGTGAAGACGGTGGAAAAGCACCGTTCCAACCTGATGCAGAAGCTAGGGGTACATTCCGCTGCCGAACTGCGTGCTCTGGCGCTGGAGCGGGGTATTATTTTGCGCATGCGTTCAGACGGATAG
- a CDS encoding phage regulatory CII family protein has translation MNDSVTRITQAMVLNAKQSKWVAERIGKPYPTMMRELNPYDQSAKLGADTLLEIMRVTKNISALEYMAEELGYKLSPGAEQHPMQEEQEHLADSA, from the coding sequence ATGAACGATTCGGTAACACGTATCACGCAGGCCATGGTACTTAACGCCAAACAGTCCAAATGGGTGGCAGAGCGCATAGGCAAACCCTATCCCACCATGATGCGCGAGCTGAACCCCTACGACCAGAGCGCAAAGCTGGGCGCCGACACGCTGCTTGAAATCATGCGTGTCACAAAAAACATAAGTGCACTTGAATACATGGCCGAAGAACTCGGTTACAAACTGAGTCCCGGCGCAGAACAACACCCCATGCAGGAAGAACAGGAGCATCTTGCCGATTCTGCGTAA